From the Misgurnus anguillicaudatus chromosome 17, ASM2758022v2, whole genome shotgun sequence genome, one window contains:
- the arl5a gene encoding ADP-ribosylation factor-like protein 5A: protein MGILFTKLWRLFNHQEHKVIIVGLDNAGKTTILYQFSMNEVVHTSPTIGSNVEEIVVNNTHFLMWDIGGQESLRSSWNTYYTNTEFVIVVVDSTDRERISVTKEELYRMLAHEDLKKAGLLIFANKQDVKGCMTVAEISQSLQLTSVKDHQWHIQACCALTGEGLCQGLEWMMSRLRVR, encoded by the exons AGCACAAAGTTATTATTGTTGGCCTGGACAATGCAGGAAAGACCACCATACTTTATCAGTT CTCGATGAATGAGGTGGTGCACACTTCACCTACCATAGGCAGCAATGTGGAAGAGATTGTGGTCAACAATACACATTTCCTTATGTGGGACATTGGAGGACAGGAATCTCTGCGTTCATCTTGGAACACCTATTACACCAACACAGAG TTTGTGATCGTGGTGGTGGACAGCACAGACAGAGAGAGGATCTCAGTGACCAAAGAGGAGCTCTACAGGATGTTAGCTCACGAG GATCTGAAAAAAGCAGGTTTATTGATTTTTGCCAACAAACAAGATGTGAAGGGTTGTATGACTGTTGCGGAGATTTCCCAGAGTCTACAGCTCACCTCCGTGAAAGACCATCAGTGGCACATCCAGGCCTGTTGTGCCCTCACTGGGGAGGG GCTTTGCCAGGGTCTTGAGTGGATGATGTCACGGCTGCGAGTAAGATGA